One Vicia villosa cultivar HV-30 ecotype Madison, WI linkage group LG5, Vvil1.0, whole genome shotgun sequence genomic window, CATTAATATCCACACaccaagcaaaaaaaaaaaagaatgttgAATGTGAGGGGGTGTATTAGAAAGATCCTAAAattcctaaagtcccacattggttgacGTCTGGACACATAGCCAGACCACAAAAGAATGTCGGTTAACCTGGGGTGAAAATGAGACTGTTACAAATTATCTATAACAAGCCTTTTGTAGGTCTAGATCATGAAGACTCGTACACTTATCTTATAAAATTTTACGAAATTTCTGGGATGCTAGGAGCCTCAGAGACCGAGGAGGAATCGGTATTCCTAAGATTTTTTCACATTCACTAATTGGCAAAGCAATTGAAATGAcaatgacaaattaaaatgtgtcGAAGAAAAAGTTCTTTAAAAACTTATTTCCTCATAACAAATTTATGAAAGCCAAGACATCCATCCATTTTAGTGTAAATTCAGACAtaataattaaaaacacattCATAAAAAagttgggttaaatatgtttttagtcccagTAAAATTACTCAatggtttttagtccctataaaaaaaatattgacttttagtccctataacattacttttgcactcagttttagtccctgtagagggaccaaaagtgagtgcaaaagtaattttatagaaactaaaagtcaatttgttttttatagggactaaaagccaaaattgagatatttatagggaccaaaaacatatttaacttaaaaaattataaaaaaaaaaagttaaaattaaataatatattattttatgtgtATACGTCCAAACAATTTTTATTTGAAGTTGTGTCTAACCAAGTAATTCTCCCCAGATATTTACTCAACGCCATTGTTAGACGACAGTCAAGAATCTTACATAGATCCCATAGGTTTGACTTATTTTACATGTTGATAAACACATTGCTATTGCTGCCAAAAGTTGCAAGAATATTGACTAAAgtcttaaaagttactttaaagttaaagttaaaaataagagtttttaaaattaagttaaacttgtttggttatgattattttttaaactttaaagttatttttaattttattttttcattaaagttatatatatatatatatatatatatatatatatatatatatatatatatatatatatatatatatatatatatatataaattgttgtattaacatttataatatgaggttaaaggtagtgcactgacagtgtaaaaatgttttacactgtcatccaatagaaacaaatcgttttgccatgtcatataagtttttttaaaattacagtctgacttgtcctgattcatggtcgtgattggttgacagtgtcagtgcatcacccattttctcttataatatctataatataatGTATTGTATaacaaattaataatattattattgaataccattatacaataaaataagatataatatacAAAACGAATAAAAAATTGGACAAAACTAGTATCTACCAAAATGATGATGTAAACAGaaggagaaaaaataaaataaaacataactttAGATGTTATGAGccgtagaaaaaattgaaaaactgtCGTTCTGCACTAGcgcaatttttttaaagaaaatgctTTCGTTGGGATTCGAACCGCGACCACATATTTTAAGCTCTGAAAAAGTGGGTTTCAACGCCTTTTTTACAagctccttttatttaattttttgtcttgaaaaaaaaaactactttttttcataagagctttataaaaaatgtgtttggccctccatctccttataaggagaagaaaaatagataaaaagttgggccaaacACTACCTTaagtaatcaaaatattaatgtattaataGCTTACAAAGAAATTCTTAACAAGTAGtatgatttttcaaatttttttaaagagaaaatttTAAGTAAATTAGGTTATGAAAACTATCAATATCATTGGACATCTCAAGTCTCAACGAACACTTACAGGAGTACTACTTATATAGATTATCTACTAAATAGTCATCACATTGGCAGTAAGAGTTGAATCCATGACTTTTCGAATGGGCTTGTCTTTTACTTTAACATGACATTGATTATTATGCACGAAATTTATGCGTCGGATAAATTACATTAAGCTAGCTTTTTTTATGAGAATATAGAGCTTATCTTTATATCTTCTTCCCTCTCAGTCCCTTGTAATGGTGGGTGATGAGGAAAATTAGTAAGATACAAGGAGTGTGTTTGTGAAGCAGTTCTTACATCTGTGTCGGGGAGAAACCATTGATAGACATTCCTCCATCAACGCATATAATCTGGCCAGTGATGTAAGACGACGCTGGTAAGCAAAGAAAGGCAACAGCAGAAGACACTTCTGCTGGATCTCCAAGGCGTTGGAGCGGAGTTCGAGAGTACACCTCTTCCAAATAGTCTTTGTTGCTCAGAATCTAAGACAAGAGGGGGAAATTCAGATAAGGTTTCATATCTGATTAATGTATTAGAAACTTCAGTATTTAAGATCATTAGTGAAGTTCCTGTAAGACTGAAAATTCAAAATGTTATCAAAATCCAGTACAGTGTTCTAAATCAAATGTAGGGACtcaaagattaatgactattgtTAGCGTTTTTCAAATGGTTAATCAGCGGCATCAGCTTCAGATAAGAAAAGTTACACAAAAATTACAATTTCAGCAGTAACCAAGCAAAACAGAAATGTTGAGATGcagattttatttgatttctatgccaaaaatatgcaatttcttgGTGTTTCTATAAAGTAGCATGTCCAACTAATTGAGAAGATTCTATAATCTAAATCACAATTCTGGTTCATTTAAGGAATTAGACACCACAAAATGCAACTTGTTGGAGATAACTATAAAGCGCTGACGATGACACTAACACATTGATACAagtaataatttgagaaaatacaaTCATTGAATGTAAGAAACTGGATTCCCTTCAATATGTAGTGTCGGTACTACATACTTAGAGAAATAGTATTGCGTCAGATGACTGagatgattttatattttagatCAGAGACCCAGATAGTCCAACTATATGGGATCAGAATAGTGTCTAACTCATAATCTTCTTGGGCATTTGGAAGACATTAATAAACTATCAAGTCTCCTTTCACCGATTTAGTGTTAATTTGCTTAGTCTAATAGAAAGAGAAAAGTGTGCCTTCCTCTGGCAGTCGCAACTGCCACCATGCCACCGTGTGAGGAGGCCTAATCCAGGAATCTATGGCCATTTTTTCAGCGACAAGGTTGTTGCACCCTATTTGTCATGGATCCGGAAATGTTTCAGTGATTCTGATTTTGGTGACATAGTTTGTCATGCAGCAGCCCTTTCTGGTGCCATTCTCTCTCCTCTACAAAGACCTCATTGTTTGGTTCTGTTGTGGCCTCACTTATTAGCTCTTCTCAGGTAGTTGTTTTTGTCTTGTTTCAGCAGAGCACATCCATAATGCTTCATCCATTGCATCTCTTTCCTGTCAGTGCATTTCTTTGCAGTGATTCAACCAGCTGCGCATTCCTTCGAAATCCTCCGGTGAGGCCAAACTTTCTTTGCTACAATCAGCTATAGTAACACTACAACTTTCCAATGGCAGCTACAATCCTTCTGTTTTCATGATGCACCCAAAACCAATTTTTGATAGAAGTGGTCGAACTACTACGCCATGTCAGTGATGTCACTAATAAGTATTCTAGGATGGGACATGGGTAACTTTCTAATAGTTGGGGTAATAACGTGTCAGTTGTTTGGAGAAAAAACATGAACCAACCAAGTAAAATAGTCTGTTTGGCTTTGGCAATAGGGATTTTCAAAGTCAAAATCACAACTCAGAATGGTTCAATTATGGGATCAGACGCTGCTTCTGAGACGCACCACAAAAAGTGTCTAACTCAATCATAGATATTTGGAAGGCCGTAATAATCTATCATGTCTTCATTTACAATCCTTAACTAGAATAGTTAAAGTCGTTAAGAGTTGTTAACTGGTTTGTTAAGATTGTTAACGGGCTATTCGTAGTATAAATAAGAGAGTACAAGGATAGTAAGAGTTTCATCACAGCCGCTGCCAGCGATGAAATGCCGCTGCCAGAAAGTTTTCTACACTAACCAGCTGCCATATCAACTGTGCTACAATCCCCTGGCTGCCACCAGAAAAGctgtttcaatttaaaaataattttttcatgcactcaaataacaacaacaataaccaaAGTCTCTCTCAACGAGTGGAGTTAGCTACGATCAATCGACATCATAATGTTTGATCATGAGTCATGCCTAATGACATATTTTTTCATGCACCAAGCCAATTTTTAAAAGAAGTACCGAAACTACCATATCATATCTAATAAGTATCATGGAACATGTTGCTAATTCTTCTAATGGTCACatgataaagaagaagaaaattactTGCTCTACCATCGAAGTTCTGATGTACCAAGGTGCAACTGCATTACTCCTTATGTTGTCTTTTGCCCACTCACAAGCTAGACTTCTTGTAAGTTGATTAATTGCCCCTACGAACCATAAAAGCAAACAATCTTAACAATTCGATTAACTCGTCAGCATCACTTTATCGAATATTGTAGCATAGATTACCTTTTGTTGCTCCTTGAACAGACATTGACTTCAGTGAGACAAAACCAGAAACAGAAGAGATAAAAACAACACTCCCCACTCCCGACGCTTTTAGAAGTGGATACGCAAGTTGGCACATATGAAATGTGGATCCTAAATTGGTATCAATAAGACTTGAAAACTCTGCAGTTGTGAAGTCTGTCATCGGTTTTCGAATGTTTGTCCCTACATTGTTTATCTACATATCAAATTAATAAGATTTACATGCACACTCACTATCCAAATTGAATATCAATGCAGCTTCAAAATTCTAAACAATCCCATTTTCCATCACTCCACATGCAAAACCTATATTGACTACAAAAACAAAAGAGCTTACAAGGATGTTGAGTTTTCCATGGAAGACAGAGGAAACATCCTCCATGAGCACCTCCCTCTGTTGTGGAACAGACACATCACAAATTGAGCCAGTAACATCAAAACCCAAATGATTCCATTCTTTGAGACACTTATTGAGATCATCTTCATTTCTGGCACATGTATGAACTTTAGCACCAAAACCCGTCAATTCCTCCACAATGGCATGCCTTTCAATACATTACACAATAGAAAAATCACAAgttaatagaaaaaagaaaagggtCAAAGATAGAAGAAAGCATGAGGATTAAAGATGAAAACTTTGTACCCAATTCCGCGAGTTCCACCTGTGACAAGAGCTGTCATGCCGTTAAGAGACCACCTATGGTGTGGTGGGGTGTTGGAATTTAACATGGTTTGGCTCCTAATCCTTGTCGTGCGTTTGGATTGTGATGGTTTTGTAAGGTGGAAAGAGGTGTTTGTAGGGGAACTGGAAACATTGATGGTTGAGTGTACTGGAAGAGTAGTAGTTGGATTTGGGACTGTTGCACGGAGACATGGCTGATGCATTTTGGTTCGGATTATTACTGTTCAAATGTGATTTCGCAGCATTATGTTAGTATAATCAATCAACTGgatcttgatttcaatcaagatTAAACCTCAAGGGTTGTGACATGTCTCAGGTGTTCATCCTACTATCCACAGTAGATAATGGATTTGTTTGCTCCCAACGGAGagcttctctattttttttttttttttaatttttcttcccGACTATTATACTTTCTCccaaacatgaaaaaaaaaaatttaataaccatgtttaaaaaaaaattacaaaaaaaaaaacttgttttcagggtatttaccaaaatgtctaggtttgggaccccaAATAGGTAAATGcgccaaatcatttggcgcatctGTGTACAACATGCCACACCATTTGGCGCATATGAACAAAAATTAGGGCAAAAGTTTGTGAGCCAATTGATTTGGCGCATGCATACATGAAcccacacataggcgccatttcatttggctcctatgtgttggggtattttttttttttaaaaaaatcccctTTGGGTAATTTCGCGCAACGTTTTTTATTTCGGTCTTTTAATTTCGTAAAAATGTCCGATAAATCGATTTCGTAAAATGCGTAATAACCCTGAATAATGTTTGCGTTGTCGATTTCGGTTTTTTACTAAAGCACactttattgatgaaagactAAGGAAATgttacaagaggtggtaagcgAAATTGATACATTGTCGAAAAAAATTACATAGTAGattaaacttgcgacgaggtcgAGCCACGACTAGGACATCTTTTtttattgtgccccacctgatgACAAATActgcattttctttccattttgtcgtggacgtccatttcggttctaatccgtgtactattggggcgaccctttttctttcgcTGCATTGCgtcattatgccaaactacctccccatcatactcaggccactAATCCTCCTTGGCCAGCACTGGAAACGCAATACTGTAAACTCGGAGCAATGTCTGAGCCTTGTAAAttggagacagtagtgatattGCGTCGCGGTGCGCAAATGCACATGCCGCtatgacatgtgagcaaggcatacggaaagcttgaaactttccacagtcgcaccaatgttCTTCTAGCAGAACCCGATATTGTTGTCTTGGCaaaccctcattgtggtcaattgtttcacgaacactgaaggtgcggttgaatcggtcgaaagCAGTTACATGATAagtgtttgcttttgccgatttctcttgcataaatttcatgcaactatcactaAACAATTGACCCGGTTGTCTAACATCACTCCACTTCTTGCCTCTCGTTGAGAAtagtgaagccatcctaaagtagatTGTCTCCACTAGTTGGACCATCCAGTTGACGAAACccggtgttgatggctctaacaattctcttgaAATCCCAATGCGGGTTCAGACAAACCctcatgtgactaccttcctcaaaaaagaCTACAGCCCAAACTGAATCCATTTATAACTATTGGAAGTAAGAAAAAAAGATTTgatacttcaactccacacacacctctatttatagaagagcATACCACTTGTATCAATTATTTTTTAGCGGGTAAATATTGTACAATATTTTATTTCTTGGCGGGAAATATTGttgttaattatttataacttaaatATTTATTGGCGACGTTGTAACGATAAAATATCAATTCATTGAAATATGCGTTGAGCATTTGATTGAACGGTACAGAAGTTAcagaaatgataaagaaactgcgGCATCTAAGATATttcaacggttaaaacaatgtcttctcttTTCTCCATCATCCGAGTGCATTGGATGTTGTCCTTCAtggtctcccaccaacgctgccTTTCAAGAACAACACCACCCCTTGTCCTAAgcctcttgatagatctgatttctTCGCCGGGATTGTACTCCCCATCCAAAAACCTCAGGATGGTCCTCTTAAGTTGGTCCAGggaatggatattccaaaacataacttgcatgggaggtttgacgggagAGAATATGACATGCCCGTTCCTTCGACGATACTCCAATTGATAGTCGAACCGCTTCACAGGTGGTGGGGGCTCTGAGCTCCGGTgcgtgctatctggccttatGCGAGATCTCATCCTTAATTCGTGTGTGTAGTCTTCtgcacacaagaaaccctaatttatagagggacgcACACCTATCTTACAGTCCATAACACAATTAGGGTTTCCACTACATGATAaaacagaaaccctaattttcaaaaacattagGGTTTGCACTAATGCGCCAATTGAAATGGCGCATAGGTTATTTTTCTCTCCTGgaaggcgccaaatggtttggcgcatatgAGTTGTTTTTTGATGAAGGCGCCATTCCAATTGGCGCATTAGTACATTGGACTGTGGTTCCCGCCTGTTCGCGTCTTAATAACTTCTGTGTGTTGCATGCGTCTAGAACGATTCCTGCAAGTTCGCATGCGTCTGAAACGATTCCTGAAAAgattcctgaaacgattcctCCTACTATtgcatgcatgcaaccctatctgTCACCTATTTCTGCTCTACATGCATGTCACCATGTCCTGTCACCGAAAGCTATGTTGCATGCATGCCAACCACTTCTGCACAAGCAACACCTAGCAACATTGAATGTGTTGACATGTCCAACATGCAGCATGTTACCGTTTCAGCCTTATCACTATATATACTACCTTGGCCTCTACAGATTTCTCATCACCATCACTCATTTACTCTCACAAAAATCTTTTTGTTTTCAACCTCCAGATTTCCAGTGTTCAACCATGTCTCTCTTAACCATGGGTGATACTGTAACTCggtttttgaggcgaactgactccttgctcctttttttttttgattttttgatttttgcaagagtcgccaccgacttttattttatccaaataggaaaggcataaaagaacagaaaaaagaccttttgacagattttgggttcggggggttggttatacaaagggaaggttttaagcaccctttgtatccatggttatccatgggatcttaattgcttagctcacttttgtttaaatgctttattgatttgaaaatagaagaagtgaagatggacaataggtcacataggtctctgaagagtttcaccgggaataatgcccttcaaataccagatgaaagttttgaaaatagatgagaagttttgaaaatacgttgtttgaaaatgaaagtgtttgagcaggcaattaggagttacctactctcaatttataagatattTCCTATgtatttaatacttttcttaaatgatggtatgattaaaaaaaaaagtaataagagggaaaaccatagaggtgcaagtgtgcaaagtgcttttttttttaagttttatcttgattattaatgttttagctcaaaggtaaaaatatggtccaagtggacaaaaggaagatgacggaaacataaacaatgcgtccaaatggacaaagaaaaaatagcggaagcataaataatatgtccaaatggacaaagagaaaatagcggaaacataaata contains:
- the LOC131602017 gene encoding tropinone reductase homolog At2g29260, chloroplastic-like isoform X1; translated protein: MHQPCLRATVPNPTTTLPVHSTINVSSSPTNTSFHLTKPSQSKRTTRIRSQTMLNSNTPPHHRWSLNGMTALVTGGTRGIGHAIVEELTGFGAKVHTCARNEDDLNKCLKEWNHLGFDVTGSICDVSVPQQREVLMEDVSSVFHGKLNILINNVGTNIRKPMTDFTTAEFSSLIDTNLGSTFHMCQLAYPLLKASGVGSVVFISSVSGFVSLKSMSVQGATKGAINQLTRSLACEWAKDNIRSNAVAPWYIRTSMVEQILSNKDYLEEVYSRTPLQRLGDPAEVSSAVAFLCLPASSYITGQIICVDGGMSINGFSPTQM
- the LOC131602017 gene encoding noroxomaritidine/norcraugsodine reductase-like isoform X2, giving the protein MHQPCLRATVPNPTTTLPVHSTINVSSSPTNTSFHLTKPSQSKRTTRIRSQTMLNSNTPPHHRWSLNGMTALVTGGTRGIGHAIVEELTGFGAKVHTCARNEDDLNKCLKEWNHLGFDVTGSICDVSVPQQREVLMEDVSSVFHGKLNILGQTFENR